ggggggttcgtCTTCAAACAAGGGGACGCGTTACTAGTTTGGGTTTTTCAGCTGGAGAAAGTGCATGCAATCTTGATTTTCAGCCGTATCTATCTTTCCGTTAAAGGTCCCTGAATGTTGAAGTCCCTCGCCGAACCCACCTCCATCCCCCCTCCCCGTGTCCGCCCCCCTATCCGTGGGGCAAGAGGGAGGCAGTGTCCAGACGGTGGCGCTCCGGGACAGTCCAAGCCCCTCTCCCCCACTGCAGCAGGAAGGCTAGTCTGGGACAAATTGCTAGGTGTTTGCTGAAAATTTCTGGGAGGCTTCTCAACAATAGTCATAACTTTCAGTAGCCGGCAAAATATCTACCCCCGTGACCAAGGTCTTTGAGGGAGCGAGTATCCTAATGTCGTCCTTTTAGCCCGAACCTTTCGGATTTCCCGTGGCCCGTGCTCTCCAAGAGCCTGGGCGCACCGCAGGGAGCCGTATCGCCTAGGGAGGGAGATCCGAGGGGCAATGGGGCGGCCCGACCCAGCTGAGGTCGAAATGAGAGCCTGGCAAGAGAAGGCAAGGGAGGTGGGTTGAGATGAGTTATGCCTGGGGCGGGGGCCGCTGTTTTGCCCTTGGCTTCTAAGCTACTCAGCCCGGCATCTCCGCGCCTGTCCCGCTGCTCCGGCACAGCTCCCTGAGTTTACCCCAGCGCCCCGCGCCGCGCTGTAAAGCGTGCGGAGCACCTCGAGAGAGGACGAGAATCGGAGCGGCTCGCCCCGGGTTTCTTTGAGGAGCGGCGGCCCAAGAGAAggtcccctcaccccccacctgTTTTACTTTTTCCCAGAGCAGCCTCTAAGCCCCTGCAGTCAGGGTGCCCGGCAGAGGGGAAGGCGATGAGCTCTCACTCTCGCTTGCCCCGAAGTTGGGGGCAAGCGGCCACCAGCTAACTCCCCTCACTCCCAGAGTACAGACTGGATCCCTGTTCCCGGGGCCTGGTGTAGGGGACATCTCCTCACGGAGAACACAAGTCGGGGACTGGACAGCCACCCGCTCCTGCTGCTAAGGGAGCCAAACAACTCCTGCCAGGCACCGGAGTGGGGATAAGCTCCCTACAGAATGGGGGCCCAGACCAGGGATGgaagccccccgcccccaggcagctATCTCCTGCTCCCCGCAGAGTACAGAAGGCACTGAACTTGCAAGGGCCCTGGGATGGGATGACCCTCTTAAGGAGATCGCAAGGGCAAATATCTATGGTTCAAGGGGCCACTGGCCACCCCTTACACTCTCCTGGGGGCTTCAGACTGGCTTGGGTTGGCACTGGATCCAAAGAGGAAACCCCATGGCTCTGCTTTGCAGACAACAACGTTTACTTGCGTAGGAGTGGGAGGGAGAACTTGCTAGAAACGGATGAGCAGTGGTTGGTGAGGGGGAGGTGGATTCTGAGCTGGTCACGAAGCAAGGTACCTGAGGGACGGTGGTGGGAGGGGGAGCGGCTAGAGGGGAAGCACATACAAGGCAGTCGGAAGCAAGACGACACCTCGATGTGGATTTGTCCAAGAGGAGATGGAGATCAAAGCGGGGGTGGTCAGGAAAGTTCTGATTGGTTGGGGGGAGGGACTTTGGGTGGGGCTAGCCGCCTCTTGAGGCTTTAAAAGCTCATCGGAGCGGGGCGAAAATGCTGTCACTTGTTCTCTGACTTTCAGAGAGGTGGCAGCTTTCCCGAAGCTCCTGGAAGCTCCTGGCTACAGAGCAGGTGGTTGCTGTCCGGGCCCAGCTGGGAGAACCTAACGGTCTCCTGCAGCAACATGGGGCCTCCTACTCTAGCCGTTCCCACCCCATATGGCTGTATTGGCTGTAAGCTGCCACAGCCAGACTACCCACCGGCTCTAATCATCTTTATGTTCTGCGCAATGGTTATCACCATCGTCGTAGACCTGATTGGCAACTCCATGGTCATTTTGGCTGTGTCGAAGAACAAGAAGCTCCGAAATTCCGGTAAGCCTCTCTTCCTGCTCCCTACCCAGCGCAACCACTTCCAACCCCTAGGGCGTTAGTTTGGGAGCCTGGAATAGGGAACCCGTGGACGGGCCTTCAAACTGAACGTCCTTGCTCCCCAATTCCCTGTGAACCCGAGTGGTGATGTTTCGCTGGGGCCCCATAAACTTAGAGCTTCTCCAGGCAAATCCCGGGTCCCCGCGGTGCGCGGCAGACCGCCGAGCCCGGCCCTGTCGGGGACCTGATGCAGCGGGAGCCGGCACCCAAGCGGAGAGTCCGGTGGCCGCCCGGGGACAGCACGCCGAGCCGGATGCTGCAGAGGTGGCCGCGCCGAGGCAGCGCGGGAGGAATTGACGCGGAGGGAGCAGCAGGGTTGCGACCCGCTCCGGTAAAGTTAAGTTCAGGCGGCTGAGGCGGCGCTTGGTGGAGCGCAGCGCGGCGGCCGCGCCCAAGCCCGACCGAGCCCCCGCGCGCCGCAGCCCTGTGGCTCCACAGCGGCTCCCGGGCAGCTCCCGGGCGGCGGAGCGCAGACCCCCACGCCTGAACGTGGAGCCgagctccgtccgcccgtccgtCCCAGGGCGCGCGGCGGAGAGAGGCGAGCGGCCGGCTGCGCGCAGCAGGCGGTGGcagcgacggcggcggcggcggcggcggagatCCCGAAGTCCGTAAGCGGGGTACCGGGGGGTCGCGGGACGGGGCGGCGGAAAGGTTCGGGAGCTTGGCGTCCCGAGGGGATAGAAGAGCGCAGAATCCGTGAGGGTCGCGGGACGGCTGCGGGAGAGCACAGAGGGAGGGGATGGCGGGGGCGCAGAGACTGCAAAGCCGGGACGGGGAGTGGCGGCGAGCGAGACTCCCCTTGCAGCCTGCCAGTGCCAAGGGTCGCGGGGCCGGCTGccagagggcctgggggagagtgCGCGAGGATGCCGGGCGCTGCGACCCGTGTCGGGGGCTCGGGCGGCAGACGCGGCAGGGCGGCGTGCTGCGTTTGCAGGATGGGCGGGCGAGGGCTccggagggggtgggggggaggggcgaAGGGGCCCAAACTCCCAGCTCAGgcccggggagggagggggcggcgcCTAGGGTCTCCGCCGCCAGAATCCCGGCGGCCTGGGGccagagggcagagagagagggggcGGGGTCTTAGGGGGTCGGGCACCCACAGGACCCCGGCAGGCGGGGTgcgggggagaggaggcagccagtCTCTGGAGGATTATTTTGCTCAGACGAGAAATCACAAACACCACACAAATTTCTAAATGCACTGACGGACGCGCAGTCatcaaaagttttcttttaaactctGATGGGTGTGTCTGATTTCTCCGCGGTCCCCTGGAGACCTGGGGCCGCACACTTGGACCTCGCCTTCTCTCCAGCAGTGTGGTCCTAAGGTGCCGGACTCCGGAGTCCACCCGAGGGGGCACCTGCAAAGCccgtttcctttcctttccttttctagttCTCCTTTTCCTTGTATAATTCAAATAAAGGTGTTTATGGTTgctgtggttttgttttgaagGCCTTGCCCCCCCCCCCTCCTTTCCCGCTTTTCTACTCCGACTGCATTACTTTGAGGGAAAACCCTAGAAAGAACCTCTTGGGTAGAAAGAGCTGAGGCCGCGACTTGGCAACGCTCTGGatggaggcagaaggagacattCCTTTTCCGTTTTTAAAAGTGCTCGTTTTCTCCCAGGCCAAGATGACATGTAATATTTTGCCAAACCAATGCTAACTAGCAACGAGGTGTTTCCAGAGAAAGAGGGCTCTGCGCCTGCACTCGGCCTTACAAGTTTATAAAAAACGATCCTACCGCCGCCCTACAACATAGGAGTGGGGGCAGCCCGCCCCCTGCACTTTCTTGTTTAGCCCGCAGGCTCCAGTAAAGCCCTGGGCCGGGGGCCGGGAGCCCATGGCAAGGCTGTGAACATGCCGATGCGCGGCTCTGCGTGGGGACCCGCATGAAGCAGGCACTTACGTCAATCCTTGCAGagattttcctgattttttcccctccttcctcactATTTCTAAGACTCAGTTTTACAGggttccctctcccctctctctcagTTTTTACTCTTAGGTTACCTCGGAAATGGTAAGTATTTACTTGGTTAGGTCTTAGATTATTGTATGACCCCGCGGGGAAACCCCATTTAACAAAACTATGGCCTCTAGTGCCCTTGCTCGGGCATTTCTCTTTAGACATGTTTGCGTGGTAAATGCAATGGTAAGTGAGAGAGGGCAGAGgactaatttattattttgttttcggGGCAGGGGGAGATGGAGTTTTCCTGACTTTCCTCAGATCTGCCCCCCTACTCCAGTCCCCATCTTCGACTGTTTCCTACAGACAGCTTCATCTAGCTCGCCTCTACTTCCCCCACCCCGAAAaagtttgcattttgtttttgtttaaaatggtGGCCGCACACACGTCGACGGTCCCTGTGAAGGGCTCCTCAGCAGGTTTTTGTGCTTACTGCTTTCTGACATCACTTCACTTCTTTCCCAACGCAGAGATGACAttgtttgaaaggaaaaaacGGTGGTCAAAGTACAGGTCCCCCAAAGCTGCtagtgcatcagaatcacctaggaCATGCttgtaaataaaaatcaaaacacaactgtatttctttaaaagaattcTAGAATTCCAAATAGTCGCAACTCCAGCTGGCCTTTTCCTCCAGCTTAAATTTGTAAATTTCCAAACATAaccatttattcttttctgtctttccccctccccctcctcgaTATGTTTTTCAGGCAACATCTTCGTGGTTAGCCTCTCCGTGGCCGACATGCTGGTGGCCATCTACCCCTATCCTCTGATGCTGCATGCCATGGCTATTGGGGGCTGGGATCTGAGCCAGTTACAGTGCCAGATGGTTGGATTCATCACAGGGCTGAGTGTGGTCGGTTCTATCTTCAATATTGTGGCAATCGCCATCAACCGTTATTGCTACATCTGTCACAGCCTCCAGTACGAGCGGATCTTCAGTGTGCGCAATACCTGCATTTACCTGGTCGTCACCTGGATCATGACCCTCCTGGCTGTCCTGCCCAACATGTACATTGGTACCATCGAGTATGATCCTCGCACCTATACCTGCATCTTCAACTATGTGAACAACCCCATCTTTGCTGTGACCATCGTCTGCATCCACTTTGTCCTCCCTCTGCTCATCGTGGGTTTCTGCTACGTGAGGATCTGGACCAAAGTGCTGGCAGCCCGTGACCCGGCTGGGCAAAATCCCAACCACCAGCTTGCTGAGGTTCGCAATTTTCTAACCATGTTTGTGATCTTCCTCCTCTTTGCAGTGTGCTGGTGCCCTATTAACGCGCTCACTGTCTTGGTGGCTGTCAGTCCGAAGGAGACGGCAGGCAAGATCCCCAGCTGGCTTTATCTTGCAGCCTACTTCACAGCCTACTTCAACAGCTGCCTCAACGCTGTGATCTACGGGCTCCTCAATGAGAATTTCCGAAGAGAATACTGGACCATCTTCCATGCTATGCGGCATCCTATCCtgttcctctccagcctcatcactGACGTTCGTGAGATGCGGGAGGCCCGTGCCCTTGCCCGTGCCCGTGCCCGTGCCCGCGACCAAGCCCGCGACCAAGCCCGCGAACAAGACCATGCCCATGCCAGTCCTGCTGTGGAGGAAGTGCCAATGAACGTCCGGAATGTTCCACTACCTGGTGATGCTGCAGCTGGCCAACCTGAACGTGCCTCTGACCACCCCAAGCTAGCGTCTGGCCACCCCAAGCCGGCCTCTGGCCACTCCAGGTCTGCCTCTGCCCACCGCAAATCTGCCTCTGGTCACCACAAGTCTGTCTTTAGCCACTCCAAACCTGCTTCTGGCCATTCCAAGTCTGCCTCTGGTCACCCCAAGTCTGCCACTGTCTACCCTAAACCTGCCTCTGTCCATTTCAAGGCTGACTCTGTCCATTTCAAGCCTGCCTCTGTCCATTTCAAGGCTGATTCTGTCCATTTCAAGCCTTCCTCCAGCCACCCCAAGCCTGTCACTGGCAGCCATTCCAAAGCTGCCTTCAGCCCTGCCACCAGCCACCCTAAACCCACCACTGGTCACACCAAGCCTGCTACCACCCACCCTGAGCCTGCCACTGCTGACTCTCTTGAGCCTGTTGCCACCAGCCACCCTGAGCCTGTCATCGCTGGCCAGCCTGAGCCCACCGCTGCTGACCATCCTGAGCTCACTGCCTCCTGCCACCCTGAGACCACTGCTGCTGGCCACCTAGAGTGTGATGTcactgacctctctgagcctgcttcCAGCCCTGCCAGTGAGTCCTCTGAGCCTGCTGCCAGCCTGTTGGAGCCTGCCACTGCTACTGCCCCTCTTGACCCCACTGTGGTCACCACTGCCACCAATGATTACCATGAGGTTGTGGTTATTGATGTTGAAGCTGATTCTGATGAAATGGCCGTGTGAAAAGTGCTTTTAGGGGTAGGCAAGCAGTGGGTTTGTCTAGCATATGTAATGCAAAGGGAGACCCCATAGTGCATCtatacacagacagacacatgCAGACACTGACTCGCAGACGCGGTGTGAGCTACACGCACCTTTCAGGCATACTCCTTTACATAATGAACTCTGAAAATGTGTGAGCGTGTGCGTGCTTGCTATTTTAGACACAAAATTTCCCTGAAGTTTGGCTTCTGTTGTTCtgagcctccctttcctcctgtgGTTGACTGTGAGCCCACAGTGATCCTTGAACTTgcagaatttgatttttttcccacttccctgtcgccctctcttccctctcctcattTCCGCTTTCTTCTCCCATCCCTTGCGGGGTGGGGGAGAAGCGCATGCGCAATGGTAAAGGTGTGCCTTCTGTGAATGTGCCCGCAGAGCTTTACGCGTGTTTAACTCTTCATTGTACTTTTATGGCAGTCCGAAAGGCAATTGCGATGAAGTACAAGTACTTGAAACAGTTTCTTTTCTAAATTCCAGAAACAAAGTATGACCCATATCTGAAGAACACAACTTGATAAGctcttaataaaataaatagttaTGCCTATGAGATCAAATGGCAAAAGGAAAGATAATGGCCGCACCGCACTgaattgtttctattttgtgaaaAGTCAAACATCGGTACTGATTTTTATAGTTTAACAGGAATGCAAATGATGAGATGTTTTTACCTTCTTTGTAGTTACTTACTTTTTTTCTAGTATTTGCCaggattttctttcatttagttcCAGAAAAACACATCCATCCATAAACTAGTTTCTTCCCAAACTCAAATTTATGATTGCTACGATTAATCAGTCATGCTTTTAATATTATAATTCACAACTACTCTTtacctcagatttttttttttacacagccTGATGTTTTTACACAAtcagtttttgcatttttctttttcattcaagagGGAATTTGAAGTAAAAACCGGTAGCCAGGAGGGAATGGAGTACTGCCGTGGACTTGTAAAGTGGAATGCTTCTCCAAAAGCCTTTCTCTCCTACTCTGTCCCTCGGAGCCTCctagctggggagggaggtggggaggagggcttgTCAGCACCAGCCAAGCCCACTACACTTGGCTGAGGTTCCACAATCAACAGTATTCTGTTGTAGATGTCTTGTATCAGCACACTTGGCAGcccagaaaattatttttctctagaaTTCAAGAAAACgttgtttaataaaaatttaaattactgattcaaatTAACAGTTAAAGCAAAGTTTACTGTACAAAAGCTTGTCAGGATAAGTGGAAATGTATTATACTGCCTTAATTCAATACTGTATTTGTGATAGCAattaaataaaagtgtttttgCGGCTTTGGTGTGTGATTTGTGGATAAATTTGCTTCCTCTTCCAGACTTACCTGTGGGAGAGTTGGGGGGTAGTAGAAAAGCATTCACCTTGGGGGATCAAGAGACTTGGATGCAAGTACCCTCCCTGCTATACCCCAGGGCAGATCACATGACCCCTCTCTCTTCAGCTGTGTTGCTTAGCAAACTGGCCAGGTCAGGGTGGGGTAGGGGCAGAGGAGGGCTCCCTGGGTGTGGCGTGTTCTCACTAGTGCGGTGACAGTGGATGACCTGACCTGCCTGCTCTTGGAATTCAGGACCCTGCTGCCACAGTTTCCGAAAACAGGTCTTCTTTTACCCCTATGGAAGGAGTGAAGCCGGGCCCTTGTAATGTCACAACTCCAGAGGCTCCTAGGATTAAGAAACAGAGCCCACGATCTAGTAGGGGGAAGCACAAGAGTGGGAAGCAAAAGAACAGGTGGAAATGCCCCAACTAAACtgctacataaaaataaaagtgggttcagggggagggtatggttcagtggtagatcacatgcttagtatgcacaaggtcctgggttcaatccctagtacctctgtcaaaaaataagtaagtaaataaaaccctaattacctcccctccccccaaacctccaaaattaagaaaaactttttaaaaagtagattcaAATTAATATATGGCAGCATATCAATTTGGATAAGAAAACATATacacttaaaacacacacatatacacagactcACAGAGTTATGCGTATGTAGTGGTTCTATCCCGCTTTAACCCGACCGTGAGTATAAACAGAGGTCATCTTAAGTGTTGATGCCCAAATTACAGTGGTTCAAGCCCCAGCAGAGTGACTGCCGATTCCCTGTGCAACATTTCTGCCAAGTATTCCTGGATACTTGACAAGGATGCTTACTCATGTGCTCACAAACTGCTTTACagtcaccaccccctccccttgtCTTCTTTGTTCTCCCTCTCTGCCCTCGCCCAAGGAGCTTTGCTTTGGGTAAGATTGCAAGTGTTCAAACTAAGTATGCTGTGTTGCAATGCTCCACACTGGGTGCAGGGTTCTGAGAGGTGatgggagagaggaaaaaaaaaaaaaactattggcaTTTTTTCCACTTTAGCCACTTGGCTTGCCTGCATGCTGTGACCGTCATTCCTGCCTGCCCACCTCCTGTCTTCCTTCCCTTATCCTGCCTCTCTTCACTCCCAAAGTCAAGAAGCCTCATAAACACATCTCCACAGTCGAGGGATAAAGAAATACAAGCAACTTTTAACAGCAGTTTCCCCCagtttctactcttttttttttctttttaaatggaaatataatGTATTTACTGAAAAGCGAAAGTTTGACAATTTTTTACATAGGTGTACGTCTGTGTAACTACCACTCTGACCCTCCAGAAAGCTCCCTTTTGCATCCTTCTAGTCAATACTCTATCCAAAGGCAACCACTATCCTGATCTCTAGCACCATACATTAATTTTATCTGTTCTGGAACTTCATAAAATGGCAGAATgcagtatatatttttatatccagcttctttttaaaagtagtgataaaatatacataacataagaTTTACCATTTCAACTATTTTAAGTGTGCAATCtagtggcattaagtacgttcacaatgttgtgcaatcatcaccactattCATTTCCAGAACTTCAACATCACAAACATAAAATCTgtgggaggtgggtatagcttagtggtagagtgcatgcttagcaagcaagaagtcctgggctcaatccccagtgcctctattaaaaaaaagccaaacttctGTAGCCATTAAATAATAAGTCTCTattcccccttcctcctgccctattaatttctattctactttctgtctctacgaatttgcctattctagatacctagataaaaatgatatatatcatttgtcattttgtgtctggtttctttcattgaacataatgtcttcagggttcatccatgttgtagcaggtatcactacttcattctttttatggctgaataagatTTCATTGGATGGATACATCACATTGTGTtagtccattcatccattgatggacatttgggctgtttccacttttctggctgctatgaacattgatttACAAGTATTTGAGCCCCTGATTTCAATCCTCTTGGATATATATCTAGGAgcggaattgctgaatcatatattagtctggcttcttttgctcaacgtTATGTCTTTGAGATTCATTCAAGTTTTTGTGTGTATCaggagtttgtttttttccccccattttttatGTAATACTCTAcagtatgaatataccacaatttatttattggtTCTACTActgatggacttttgggttgtttctgatTTGGAAAAACTATGAAAAATGCTTCTATAAAGATTTTTGTACatgtcttttaatttaattttatattgttaTACTTTTACGTATAGTGAAGCACACAAATTTTCAGTGTAGAGTTCAatgaatttttacatatgtatacacctAGGTAACCACCGCACaaatcaagatataaaacattcCCAGCACTTAGAAGGTTCCAGATTAATTTTGCTGGTTCTTGCACTTCATTTCAGTGGAAGCAGGTAAAATGTACTCTTTTCaatctggtttcttttgctcattATTTTGTCTGTGAGATTTATCTGTATTGCTTTGGGTAGAAGCAGTCCaatttttttattgctgtgtagaATTGCATTGTATTGAATGTAACAACTTCTTATCAATTCTACTATAGATTTACACTTGGGGTGTTTGCTAGTTTGGAAGCTATTATGAAGAAAGCTGTTaatgaacattcttgtatatgCCTTTTGGTACATATATAAACTCATTGCTCTTGGAAATACACTTAGGattggaattgctgagtcatcaTAAGTATATGTGTACTTAGTTTTAGTAAGTACTGCCAAATACTTTTCCAAGGTAGTTGGAGCAGTTTATATTCTCACTAGCAACATGTGAAGAGTTCAAGGAGCTCTGCATTCTTGCCAACATTCAGTATTTTCAGCCTTTTTATTTCAGCTATTCTACTAGGTATCTACTGCTATTTCActgtgttttcaatttttctttttttggtatacatatttttattgaagtatagtcagtttacaatgttgtgtcaatttctggtgaacagcagaatgcttcagtcatacatgaacatacgtatattcactttcatagtctttttcacagTAAGTtactataggatattgaatatagttccctgtgctatatgctATGAACTTTATTTTAAGTAAGTTAGTATCTGCactttttgtatctatgttcataagtgatattggcctgtaattttcctttttttgtgtcatatctttgtctggttttggtagcAGGTTAACCTTGGCCtcagagaatgagtttggaagtgttccttcctccgcagttttttggaatagttatGTTCCTGCTCGGCTAGTTGCTTG
This Camelus bactrianus isolate YW-2024 breed Bactrian camel chromosome X, ASM4877302v1, whole genome shotgun sequence DNA region includes the following protein-coding sequences:
- the GPR50 gene encoding melatonin-related receptor, with product MLVAIYPYPLMLHAMAIGGWDLSQLQCQMVGFITGLSVVGSIFNIVAIAINRYCYICHSLQYERIFSVRNTCIYLVVTWIMTLLAVLPNMYIGTIEYDPRTYTCIFNYVNNPIFAVTIVCIHFVLPLLIVGFCYVRIWTKVLAARDPAGQNPNHQLAEVRNFLTMFVIFLLFAVCWCPINALTVLVAVSPKETAGKIPSWLYLAAYFTAYFNSCLNAVIYGLLNENFRREYWTIFHAMRHPILFLSSLITDVREMREARALARARARARDQARDQAREQDHAHASPAVEEVPMNVRNVPLPGDAAAGQPERASDHPKLASGHPKPASGHSRSASAHRKSASGHHKSVFSHSKPASGHSKSASGHPKSATVYPKPASVHFKADSVHFKPASVHFKADSVHFKPSSSHPKPVTGSHSKAAFSPATSHPKPTTGHTKPATTHPEPATADSLEPVATSHPEPVIAGQPEPTAADHPELTASCHPETTAAGHLECDVTDLSEPASSPASESSEPAASLLEPATATAPLDPTVVTTATNDYHEVVVIDVEADSDEMAV